One genomic region from Kwoniella dejecticola CBS 10117 chromosome 1, complete sequence encodes:
- a CDS encoding 40S ribosomal protein S29, with the protein MTWIVDQEGKCQQPTPSLSRRPRHLRTSSSCKIVVADENEEEDSEGDGDEDSSIPNQNIQSEEMRNIQILHQLCAFEYIFQEFFALLDGLVKPAIRATFRLYYDRKELFVNPTTRLPAKRDDNKHVLNYMITRITQSQRDLKGNLIPEFWLEKIESNFLSALSNTQLHLRSIPKFDNQVGLFARPAPPTLLSTLHRSTIDRRPPTRPKSRSSTRIRNGFPGKDKLITATKKIDISLKGVEFVLFSFPENVDNVQALGFNDAMTFQEDFRGKPAICLGLGLARCINNYGNRLIAGGQLFAFYSEEFGELANVQFHFVKLCQEGCSSFLVLSSARKQCQCPITRYHGPPRRSPSIGLPNVHNVQALSQNHVHSRANASESNEIRTPHPDVNLIPNVALRSRSFTPAISMDTRSRAEIRIFAAESSVSGRKSSRQVADAREIVPLSPLSDLGRAAAIVDFRSKRKAYSDPDDPHEQENPLTIHNHKSLVRAAYPSPPNSIISKQKKRGRVIDSPDSTDGQPITSTSVSRQIVFEKIPGVRPGLAYIDPIIIDDSDAEEDIDHRANLDVPNMREIEIEIEDEDIDVNVDATSETSDHARRTDVFSETELAHVEEWEEMVLTWESEMPRLLRTQSDRSISVADCDGTEREVSNQLGVADSPDGELDEDDDAIQFVKLVRKSDSHSRSVDVTPPSVLSVARAISPIFSRAEIDVSRLQVREKDIEACKTYLPKVGRSLARLEREFSAFNKDTKRRRRDRKRWERAHSNVWFSRPRNYGKGSRQCRVCAHQAGLIRGLDMCRQCFREKSKQIGFYKVSQHIQDNRATGPTVTPSRMILRAKPKLK; encoded by the exons ATGACGTGgatcgttgatcaagaaggaaaatgCCAACAACCGACACCATCTTTGTCGAGGCGACCACGGCATCTCCGCACTTCATCATCGTGCAAGATTGTTGTTGCCGACGAAaacgaggaggaagacagcGAGGGAGACGGAGACGAGGACAGCTCGATACCAAATCAAAATATACAATCTGAGGAGATGCGAAACATTCAAATCCTACATCAACTCTGCGCATTCGAGTATATCTTCCAAGAGTTCTTTGCGCTTCTGGACGGTCTTGTGAAACCAGCTATCAGAGCTACCTTCAGGCTGTACTACGATAGGAAGGAGTTATTTGTCAATCCGACCACTAGA CTACCTGCAAAGAGAGATGATAATAAACATGTGCTGAATTACATGATCACTCGCAT TACCCAATCGCAACGAGATTTGAAAGGAAATCTGATACCTGAATTCTGGCTCGAGAA GATCGAATCTAATTTTCTTTCCGCCCTATCGAATACTCAACTGCATCTCCGGTCCATACCCAAATTCGATAATCAAGTTGGTCTCTTTGCTCGCCCGGCCCCTCCAACCCTTCTGAGCACTCTTCACAGGAGCACTATCGACAGAAGACCACCAACAAGACCAAAAAGTCGTTCGAGTACCAGAATACGAAATGGGTTTCCCGGGAAGGACAAGCTCATCACCGCCACTAagaagatcgacatcagTCTGAAGGGTGTCGAGTTCGTCCTGTTCTCATTCCCTGAAAACGTCGACAATGTGCAAGCGCTCGGTTTCAACGATGCCATGACTTTCCAAGAGGATTTTCGCGGGAAACCGGCTATCTGCCTCGGACTCGGTCTAGCTAGGTGCATCAAT AATTACGGGAATCGACTAATAGCAGGAGGACAGCTGTTCGCCTTTTACTCTGAAGAGTTCGGTGAGCTGGCAAACGTTCAATTTCACTTTGTCAAACTTTGTCAAGAGGGTTGTAGCTCATTCCTCgttctctcgtcagctcggaAGCAGTG CCAATGTCCAATTACGAGATATCATGGCCCGCCGCGTCGTTCGCCTTCGATCGGACTTCCTAATGTTCATAATGTTCAAGCTCTATCGCAAAATCATGTCCACTCTCGTGCCAATGCATCCGAGTCGAACGAGATTCGGACACCACATCCTGATGTTAACCTCATTCCGAACGTCGCGCTCAGATCCCGCTCGTTCACTCCAGCAATCTCAATGGACACTCGTTCGAGGGCTGAGATTCGAATTTTCGCTGCAGAATCATCGGTCAGTGGCAGGAAATCATCGAGACAGGTTGCGGATGCTCGTGAGATCGTAcctctttcccccttgtCCGATCTTGGCAGGGCAGCAGCGATAGTGGACTTTCGATCGAAACGTAAGGCGTATTCCGATCCCGATGATCCACACGAACAAGAGAATCCATTGACCATACACAATCACAAGTCTTTGGTTAGAGCTGCCTACCCTTCACCGCCCAACTCGATTATatcgaagcagaagaaaagagggagagTCATCGACAGTCCTGATTCAACTGATGGACAACCGATCACATCAACCTCAGTCAGCCGGCAGATTGTATTCGAAAAAATTCCAGGTGTCAGACCGGGGTTAGCTTATATCGATCCTATCATCATCGATGACAGCGACGCTGAAGAGGACATCGATCATCGTGCTAATTTGGATGTCCCAAATATGcgcgaaatcgaaatcgaaatcgaggacgaagacatcGACGTGAACGTGGACGCAACTTCCGAGACAAGTGACCATGCCCGGCGCACGGACGTATTTTCCGAAACTGAATTGGCGCATGTCGAAGAGTGGGAGGAAATGGTGCTTACTTGGGAGTCTGAAATGCCGCGTTTGCTGCGTACGCAAAGTGACAGGTCGATCTCGGTTGCTGATTGCGACGGGACGGAGAGAGAGGTGTCCAATCAGCTCGGGGTAGCGGATTCACCAGATGGAGagctcgacgaagatgacgatgcGATTCAATTTGTCAAATTGGTGAGGAAGAGCGATTCACATT CGCGATCGGTTGATGTTACCCCTCCCTCCGTATTATCAGTCGCCAGAGCGATTTCTCCTATTTTCTCTCGCGCAGAAATCGACGTCAGCAGACTTCAAGTCCGAGAGAAAGATATAGAGGCATGCAAGACCTATCTCCCGAAGGTTGGACGTAGTTTGGCGAGACTTGAGAGGGAGTTCAGTGCGTTTAACAAGGACACGAAGAGACGTCGAAGAGATCGGAAACGGTGGGAAAG GGCTCACTCTAATGTTTGGttctcaag ACCCCGAAACTACGGTAAAGGTTCTCGACAATGTCGAGTCTGTGCCCACCAAGCCGGTCTcatcag GGGTCTTGACATGTGCAGACAATGTTTCCGAGAGAAG TCCAAGCAAATTGGATTCTacaaggtcagtcagcatATCCAAGATAATCGAGCTACCGGGCCGACTGTCACTCCTTCGAGGATGATATTGCGAGCCAAGCCTAAGTTGAAATGA
- a CDS encoding ribosomal protein L30: MFRTRVLNQISNIASSSSSSSASASTSSSIPTHHLITLIRSPIGLPQSSRKTLEALGLYRLRERALHPFGETTAGRILRVKELVHVSNVTKEEGKVLVRRRRSEGSGLEASGRVYGGGKGLISQI; encoded by the coding sequence ATGTTTCGCACGCGAGTTCTCAATCAAATATCAAAtatcgcctcctcctcttcttcctcctccgcatcagcatcaacttcatcatcTATACCGACTCATCATCTGATAACGTTAATTCGATCGCCAATAGGCTTACCACAATCATCGAGGAAGACATTAGAAGCACTGGGATTATATCGATTACGCGAAAGAGCTCTACACCCATTTGGCGAGACTACGGCGGGTAGAATATTGAGAGTGAAAGAACTGGTCCATGTGTCGAATGtcaccaaggaggaaggcAAGGTACTGGTCCGACGAAGGAGGTCGGAAGGTAGTGGATTGGAAGCTAGTGGACGGGTGTACGGTGGTGGGAAAGGACTGATAAGTCAGATATAG